GTTGGTATACGCCTTACAGAAAAAGTCTACTATTAAACAGGAAGAAAACCTCAAGAGGCTAAAAGAGTTAGATGAAAGACATGACACCATCTTAGAATTAATACAACAATTCCAAAAACATCAAGAAAAACTTCTTGATCAAATACTCAGTTTGGATAAGAAAATTGACGCTGCAGTTGAAAAGAAAGGGAGTACCACATGATATCATGCGATCAATTTCCATCTTAATCTGATACAGTGAGTTATTCGAGAATCACTCATCAAATTATGATGTGTATTTATTGAAAGAACAGTTGATAAATAAATTGTTATAGAAAATTAAGAATAGCCTACAAGAACGTTATAGGTTTTCCTCTACATCACCACCAGTTTCTGATCACCGCACATCTTCAATACGAAGCACAGAAACATATACCATGACTTGGACACCTTATCCAAATGGTGTCTGCCCCAGAATGTTGCCCGGAGGGCTGTAGCGGCACACTAGAAAGTCCATTCCACCGGCGCTGGAGAACCCGCAGCCGACCTCATGGGTGTTCTGCCATACCATCGCAGTATAATGACCAATACCTGGCCCAGAACGTTGGCCGTCGTCATACTTCGACTTTTCGTCGGCCCACAATTGGGCTAGTTCCACAGGAGAATTGAGGCCAGCGACCCCCGAAGCAATGTTCTCGTTTTTAGCACCGTGGGGAGTAGCATCGCATCGTTGGTCATCGCATACAAGCCCAAGTGTCGTCAAATGATTAGCCCAACTCTGGGAGTCGGTCGCGAGGCTGTTGCTCCAAGTCAGTGGCTGAACTCCAACGGCTGCGCGCTCTTGGTTATGGATATTTAGCATGGTATTTTCGAGATCTGTCTTTGATTGGGCTTGTGAGATCTGCACCATATACGATAACACTGTCAAAAATATCGTAATATACAAAATTAATGCTAATCCTTTAGGTACTTTTTTATACATAATTTATAACTAATCGATTTTGATAGTTTCTTATTTATTTTTCGATCAGGTCATGTATAATGAAGAAATTTTGCAGAGGATCCCAATTGTTATTTTAGTTACGATATAAGAAATAAATGAAATCATACTCAAGTATTAAAATCTAAGAAATACCCACGAAATCTAAATATTTTGGTGAACGTCGTTCTTAGAATAACTGAGCTTAGCCCGTGTAATTTTGCTTCTCACTACACTTTAAATTGGCCACGCGGAGGTAATTCCTGAAGGGCCCAAGCGTTGCCATCCGGATCATTAAAATAAATGAACTTTCCCCAGACTTGTATATCGACATCTGTAACATTCACTCCACGCTTTTTAAGTTCATCATGAGCGGCCTGAGCATCCTTGACTACCATCTGTAAACCCTTAATGCTACCAGGTTTCATGCTGTCTGCAATACCAATCCCAAAGCAAATTGAACATGCAGAACCCGGTGGTGTCATTTGAATAAAACGTAGATTCTCGTTCACCGTATGGTCATGGTCTAAATTAAAACCTACTTTATCTTTATAAAAATCACGTGCACGATCCACGTCTGTTACCGGAATTGCAACCAATTCAAGTTTCATTTCCATCAGATAATCCCACCAGTGCTATAGGTAAACAAGACAATATTTAAAAACGAGTGTTTGGTCTGATAAGTATCTAGATAGATATCCATTAATACCTATTATAAATCCATGAATAAAAAGATAGGGCGGAATTGATTGTCACAGAAGTAATCATCTTCTACGCATGCTGATCTCTTTAAGTCTATTTGCGATATAACTGAGATTTCGAAACCTTATATCGAAAATACTATCCACAACATCTTTTGCTCCCAAATCATTCCGCAAGGTCAGCCCTGACTATTAGTCACGGGTCTAAATCTCCTTTCAACTAAGATAGTCGGCATTGATGCTATAGGAATTTAATATATTCAAATCATGAATCCGTCAAGACAGCTAAAGGTTATTGATTCATTGAAATTATTTTGGTATTCCCATGATAGCAATGTTCTTATCTAAATTCATTTCTGATAGTATATTTTTTTCACGTAACACCTCTCAACCAACAACAGAATAAAAAGGAGATTCAAATGATATAAGAAATGAAGGGTGGTCAAAGAATAATAGAAATAAATCCCACATTTTAAGAATTAATGAGCCAAGATGGTAGCCATCATCAAATATAAGCAAAAAGATTTTCGACCATATATCTGCCTATATTACACTCTTCTTAACAGTATCTAATGAGAATCTTAATTCTCATTAATACCCTGGAAATAATTAATGTGATGCTCAAAGCATATCTATCAAGATTCATATTATTATCTATTCTCATAGTCGGATCAATTATGATTCTATTTGTATCATCATCTACAAAACGTATTTTCGCAAGTTACTGAATCCTCATCTAAGAGTACTACGTTTATTAATTCCAATACTACAGGATTAGAACTGCTAAATGATACAAATATAAAACTTTTAGACAGCCTTGGGCTCGCCACGGTTTACCAACCACTGGAAAGAGAAATTGTAAAAATAATGGATATTGCCTATCAATCGATGAATTTAACTAATTCTTTTGGGACATTTCCTTTATCAAATCTCACTGCCGATATGCAACAAAAGTATCGCGGGATACCGAGCGATCAGGATATAGACAAAAGAAATGAAGCCAAAAGTCTTCTTGAAGCCAATCCCTACTTATCATTCATCGGAATGACTTTTCCGAATGGAGATACTTATTTTAGTGAACCTTACTATCCGTCTCACGCAAATAGTTCTGCTTACAATTACGGGTATAGAGATCACATTATAGGTGCATTAGAATCTAAACATCCATATTTTAACAACGTTATCACTGCAGCTTCAACTGGTAAACCGCTAGTTGTACTAGCTAGTCCCATTTTTTCAGGAGAGACAGTGAATAATACTATGATAGGATTACTAGCACTAGGATTCAACTTGAAGCAATTTGATAATTTGATAAAATCAGAATCCTTAGATCTGAATGATACTAGGCTATTACTTATGGATAATAACGGTACTGAAATATCTGATTCAGAATTTAATACAAGTAAACTAGAAACATTCAAGGGCCTTCAGAGCATTGATAAAGCCAGAAGCGGCCCAGTAGGATCCATTGTGGAATTCATTAATGGCAGAAATATTTCTGTTTCTTATGCGCCAATTGACATAACTCAATCTAAATGGATATTGCTATCCATCACGCCTAACTAATAAATTATCAGAAAATTTAGTAGTTCTTATGACTTTTGGCTATTAGGACTAAATCATTATACCAATGATCATTCTCATTAACTGTATTCAAACTCATGTGGATATCCACATAATTTCCATCGAAGCCTGCATCAAACCTTAATAAATCTCTAATAAACATGGTAAAGCCTTATTTACATGTGAAATAATTTGCAATATGTAGGAAGTTAATCACAGGATTTGCAAACTATGAAAAAAACCTTTTCAATATTTGGTCCTTGTAGTTTTACTTTTGCTATGCTACTGTTATTTTTTTATATGCCTTCCACTTATTTTCCCACTACTTTTGCCTTGTCGCCTGCTTTTGAACCCCAGGCTATCAATGATCAGAGAAATGATTGGATTCAAACTTTTGGCAATGAAAGTATCAATCTAAAATCCAATTATAGCGATCTATTGGAGATAGATTATCTTAGCGATGGAAAAACTTTGAAAGCCACACTTTGGTTAGGATCAGATTCGGAAAATGCTTCCATATATAACCAATCTTCAAAAAGGATTAGTTATGGTATGCTTATTAAAATCGCTAGTTATAACATAAACACTGGATTTAGTGGAGCAGATTACAATTATTATATTGAATGGGTTAACGGAAAATGGAATGAATACCTTTATCAATTATCCTCAACGGGCAGTCAAATACTTTCATATTCTAAAACAAATTATACCGAATTCTTTGGTGGTCCCACAATAGGACCAGGATATGTTAAACTTAATTTGAATCTGAGCTATATTGAAAATCCGAGTGAATATGGCATATTATTCTACACTACGGATTCTTTTAATAACAATGAAGTTAGTGATTTTACAGATTGGGTCGGGGTTCCTCCATCTGCTATGACTATGGTAACATCTCCAAAGGACATTGTGGTTACACAAGGGGAACAACTACTAGTTCCTGCTAATATCTTATCAACATTCTCTAACAATGTTACCGACATCACTTTTAATAAAGCCAGCAATGATGACGGCTCCGAGTTTAACTCTAGTGGTTTATATGCATCTATTGAAAGAATCCAACCTTCATTATTTAAGATAAATGTATCTCCACAAACACCCCTAGGTTTCTATACTATTCCTTTTTCAGCTTCATTATTCATAGATACAACGATTGAATCTAAGGAGTCTGCACCTTCTTATAATGAGAGTGGAATTATGAAATCTGGTCTTCAAACATCCAAAAAATATCCCACATTTGGCTATGTAACTAATCCATCAATGAATTTGACAATTACTGTGACGCCTCCGATTAGTTTTGATGAACAGTTTAAAGAGTTCTGGAGCGTATATGGCCAACCCATAAGTATTATTGCGGGAGGATTTGCAGGCGGCTTTGCCTCACTAGTCTTTGCAAAATTTAGAAAAACAGATAAACAATCTAAAGATACTAAGAGTTAAATAAACTTGCGTAATGAGAGTTGAAGACTGTGTTCGTATCAATTGATGATGCTAGTCTCCTCTTATTGGACCTTCTAAAATATCAAAAATTAAGTGAGTCTTTAGTTATTGCTAATATGATTTTATGCTTTAACTTTGATAAATAAGAATTTGAAACAGATGCCTACTTGAGACTATTTGAAGATATCAAAGTTGAGTTACAGTATCAGATCAAATCTGTTTTACATAACACCAAAACCCATCTCTATTTGAGTAACTATTTGAATAAGAATCTGAGGCAATACAATTCTTAATCGTTAATCTCTAATAAATAAAATAAGGGTAAGTATTTATCCTCATGTCATAGTTATTTGAAATTATAATTTGTTCTCCGTTTTTCATTATTCGCAATGCAAGGGCACAACACTTTTATCCTGAATTGTCAACTGTGCCTGTAAGATATTTTAATTAGGGTAAGAATGCCACAAATCATTAAGGAGTAACAGTACTTTTAGATACTTCGGTAAAGTTCATTTTGCCTTGATAGGATCAACATGCTGAATTCTCTCATCTTACTACAACATTGAGTATTACAAGTTATCTGCTCTTATGACTAAAAGAAAATTCTGTAAATACCTATACTAGTAACCAGATTTCTGTCCTCCTCTGTGTTCAAGAAAGTCGAGAATTTAAGTAATATATCTATGCTAACAAAGCAATGATCGAGATCACACTGAAGCAGATCTAACAATTACTTTTAATTGCTTGATATGGATGTAAAAGTTATGGTTACATCTAAACCTCAGAATATTGTATTTGTTCATGGTTCATGTCACGGGGGCTGGTGTTGGAAGAAAATATTACCCTATTTTGATTCTAATGAATTCAATATCTATTCACCAACCCTTACCGGGTTAGGTGAAAGAAGCCACCTTGCAAATGAAACGACTGATCTCTATACCCATATAGAAGACATTTTACAAGTATTCAAGTATGAAGATCTTTTTGATGTGATTCTAGTGGGCCATAGTTATGCAGGAATGGTAATAAGTGGAGTTGCAGAAATGATTCCTGACAAAATTAAACTATTGATATATCTCGATGCTTATATTCCTCAAGATGGAAAAACAGCTTTTGATCTTGTTCCTGGACTATTGGATCTATACAAAGGAAGAATTATGCAGGATCAAGATAAACCTTGGCTTGTAAGGTCTTATACACCTGTTGAATTTGGTCTCTCAGACAAAAAGGACATTGAATGGGTGGAACCAAAACTCGTTCCTATGCCATGGCATACACATACCCAACCTCTTGTAGTTCATAACAAACAAACAATGAAAATCCCAAAGGCATTCATTACTTCAGCGGAGTTCGGAGAAGGCATGTTTCAAAGACAAAATGAGGAAGAAAAGTGCAAATGGGATTGTTATGAACTCAAAAGGGGTCACGATGTTATGATCACAGCTCCAGAAGAACTGTCAAGGATAATATTGAACATAGTATCTAAAGAAAAATAGGCAATTCTAGCGGTTATATTCAAATTTCATTTTTTTACTCCAGACAACTCTGTCTGGTCTTTATCAGGTCGTAAATTGTTTCATATTTGACGGTGTTGTCGATTTTTCTACTAGTAAGTAAAACTAGATCCTAAAACTAGGTATGCAAACGGTCATACGCTACTTTTATTTTACCTGAATCGATATTCGATCCATCTAATATGTATTCAAGTTGAGAGATAGTCTCACCTGGTACGAAATTTTAGTATCTACAAAAACCTAAGAATTTGTGGATACATAAATACTACGATTGAAGATTAGCTCAAATTTGTTTCACATACTCCCAAACCCGTATCAGATCTGCAACAAATCTTCATATAACCTATCGACAATGAGAGTTTTCGTAATTTGTTTGTTCTGCACACATCTCTAATTGAACCTTTTCTTATACTACATTATATTCTAGTTAAAGATCAAATCAAAAATCATTCCGCAACCATTGAAGCATGCAGTTTTCCTTTAGTATTCACTTTTTGCCGAAAACAATTAATGCGATTTTTCAGATGCAGCATTGGCTAGCAAGGATTAATTTACCGATGCGATTGAGTCCATGAAAGGTATAATGAAATGAGATGCGAGAACCCCGTCATGAATCAGA
This Candidatus Nitrosocosmicus oleophilus DNA region includes the following protein-coding sequences:
- a CDS encoding alpha/beta fold hydrolase; this encodes MVTSKPQNIVFVHGSCHGGWCWKKILPYFDSNEFNIYSPTLTGLGERSHLANETTDLYTHIEDILQVFKYEDLFDVILVGHSYAGMVISGVAEMIPDKIKLLIYLDAYIPQDGKTAFDLVPGLLDLYKGRIMQDQDKPWLVRSYTPVEFGLSDKKDIEWVEPKLVPMPWHTHTQPLVVHNKQTMKIPKAFITSAEFGEGMFQRQNEEEKCKWDCYELKRGHDVMITAPEELSRIILNIVSKEK
- a CDS encoding VOC family protein, whose product is MEMKLELVAIPVTDVDRARDFYKDKVGFNLDHDHTVNENLRFIQMTPPGSACSICFGIGIADSMKPGSIKGLQMVVKDAQAAHDELKKRGVNVTDVDIQVWGKFIYFNDPDGNAWALQELPPRGQFKV
- a CDS encoding CAP domain-containing protein; this translates as MYKKVPKGLALILYITIFLTVLSYMVQISQAQSKTDLENTMLNIHNQERAAVGVQPLTWSNSLATDSQSWANHLTTLGLVCDDQRCDATPHGAKNENIASGVAGLNSPVELAQLWADEKSKYDDGQRSGPGIGHYTAMVWQNTHEVGCGFSSAGGMDFLVCRYSPPGNILGQTPFG
- a CDS encoding cache domain-containing protein, giving the protein MYHHLQNVFSQVTESSSKSTTFINSNTTGLELLNDTNIKLLDSLGLATVYQPLEREIVKIMDIAYQSMNLTNSFGTFPLSNLTADMQQKYRGIPSDQDIDKRNEAKSLLEANPYLSFIGMTFPNGDTYFSEPYYPSHANSSAYNYGYRDHIIGALESKHPYFNNVITAASTGKPLVVLASPIFSGETVNNTMIGLLALGFNLKQFDNLIKSESLDLNDTRLLLMDNNGTEISDSEFNTSKLETFKGLQSIDKARSGPVGSIVEFINGRNISVSYAPIDITQSKWILLSITPN